The following are encoded together in the Lathyrus oleraceus cultivar Zhongwan6 chromosome 3, CAAS_Psat_ZW6_1.0, whole genome shotgun sequence genome:
- the LOC127130262 gene encoding uncharacterized protein LOC127130262 has product MRFICQRVISLSLVLAFLFTSSCAIYTEGEFENKNIKSATFISEMFEIGPGKVAAKTFFDVEFPKGHVGIKSFDAELVDEEGNSVPLYEAYLHHWFAIKYHAKDWNMLKIVPKNPLEGAIYIRNEGTCNSYILPAYWGLGGESRGTKSNIPDPYAVEQGNPSYVPIGYEEKWLLNLMVIDTRGTKHRKHCTECRCNRFNLPKNFYNVTLGIDGKPLSSNYKGGIFCCQDNLQCKLKKDFEAPTRKLALRYKITWVDWSQQQIPVRFYILDSTDRVRKNGSQIIHDCQSEFTIPPNNGKKHSHPHIEKANIPIEKGGYLIYGTSHMHTGVINATLYGQDGRILYTSKPTYGDGKEPGNEKGYVVGMSGSYPKPGSIKIKDGETLTVETRYKSGFLTGAMGHMYIYLADRLA; this is encoded by the exons ATGAGGTTTATATGTCAAAGGGTGATATCTTTATCATTAGTGTTGGCGTTTTTATTCACCTCATCTTGTGCAATTTATACCGAGggtgaatttgaaaataaaaatataaaatcagCTACTTTTATTTCTGAAATGTTTGAAATAGGTCCCGGAAAAGTTGCGGCTAAAACTTTTTTTGATGTTGAGTTTCCAAAGGGCCATGTTGGAATAAAGAGCTTTGATGCTGAATTAGTTGATGAAGAAGGGAATTCTGTCCCATTATATGAAGCATACCTACATCATTGGTTTGCGATTAAATACCATGCGAAAGATTGGAATATGTTAAAAATAGTTCCTAAGAATCCATTAGAAGGTGCTATTTATATTAGAAATGAAGGAACATGTAATAGTTACATTCTTCCTGCTTATTGGGGTTTGGGAGGTGAATCACGAGGAACAAAATCAAATATACCAGATCCTTATGCTGTAGAACAAGGAAACCCTTCGTATGTTCCAATTGGATATGAAGAAAAGTGGCTCCTCAATCTCATGGTTATTGACACACGTGGCACAAAACATAGAAAACATTGCACAGAATGTAGGTGTAACCGTTTTAATTTGCCAAAGAATTTTTATAATGTCACACTTGGCATTGATGGAAAACCGTTGAGCTCAAATTATAAAGGAGGAATTTTTTGTTGCCAAGATAATTTACAATGCAAATTAAAAAAGGATTTTGAAGCACCTACAAGAAAACTTGCCCTAAGATACAAAATAACATGGGTTGATTGGAGCCAACAACAAATTCCTGTTAGATTTTATATACTTGATTCAACCGATCGAGTTAGAAAAAATGGTTCCCAAATAATTCACGATTGCCAG TCAGAGTTTACAATTCCACCAAATAATGGTAAAAAACACTCTCATCCTCATATTGAGAAAGCAAACATTCCAATTGAAAAAGGTGGTTATCTTATATATGGCACTTCTCATATGCATACAGGTGTAATTAATGCAACATTATATGGACAG GATGGAAGAATTTTGTATACTTCGAAACCAACATATGGAGATGGAAAGGAACCAGGTAATGAGAAAGGTTATGTTGTGGGAATGTCAGGAAGTTATCCCAAACCAGGTTCAATCAAGATAAAAGATGGAGAAACTCTGACAGTAGAAACAAGATATAAAAGTGGATTTCTCACCGGAGCTATGGGACACATGTATATCTATTTGGCAGATCGATTAGCATAA